One window of the Syntrophomonadaceae bacterium genome contains the following:
- a CDS encoding single-stranded DNA-binding protein: protein MPAVNELLDKAKSELSDLLPEEVFLVRDLFKGYEWNKISRSDRLPLGTLFLNYIKTADIGIVPTEKTSSGQ, encoded by the coding sequence ATGCCAGCTGTGAATGAATTATTAGATAAAGCAAAATCTGAATTATCAGATCTATTGCCTGAAGAGGTGTTTCTTGTCCGTGATTTGTTTAAGGGATATGAATGGAACAAGATTTCTCGAAGTGATCGATTGCCCCTTGGCACCTTATTTCTTAATTATATAAAAACAGCTGATATTGGGATTGTCCCGACAGAAAAGACATCGTCGGGGCAGTAA
- a CDS encoding ATP-binding protein: protein MPSAILRWVLPLWKALHNGKTHLATALNLCRHGRPVRFFTTTGLANILQERHQRGTLSGFMASLRMVELLVLDEIWFITLHKEASKLLFQVVSDCYEQKSLIITSNLEFAQWNTVFGNDKLTAAMIDRLIHHSHILVFSGPGHRLEESLQRQRRWGVGQ from the coding sequence ATCCCAAGCGCTATACTAAGATGGGTCTTACCGTTATGGAAAGCTTTACATAACGGTAAAACTCATCTTGCCACTGCCCTAAACCTTTGCCGACATGGACGGCCTGTTCGTTTTTTCACCACTACAGGACTGGCCAACATCTTACAAGAAAGGCATCAGCGCGGTACGCTGTCCGGCTTTATGGCGTCGCTTCGTATGGTGGAGCTACTGGTCCTGGACGAGATTTGGTTCATCACGTTGCACAAGGAAGCCAGCAAGTTGCTGTTTCAGGTGGTATCCGACTGCTACGAGCAAAAGAGCCTCATCATCACATCCAATTTGGAATTCGCCCAGTGGAACACGGTGTTCGGCAACGATAAACTCACCGCTGCTATGATTGACCGCCTGATTCACCATAGCCACATCCTCGTGTTCTCCGGCCCCGGCCACCGTCTGGAGGAATCCCTGCAGCGCCAGCGGAGATGGGGTGTGGGGCAATGA
- a CDS encoding ATP-binding protein: MYGFIQRSLANELAEATRFKRASMLEKSLAKIDLLIIDELSYLNFNRHQSEMLFQVISERSERASIIITTNLEFSNWTSLFENEIRLPL, from the coding sequence ATGTACGGTTTTATACAGCGGTCTCTGGCAAACGAGCTGGCGGAGGCGACACGGTTCAAGCGAGCCTCCATGCTTGAAAAAAGCCTTGCCAAGATTGATTTGCTGATCATAGATGAGTTGAGTTATCTCAACTTTAATCGTCATCAATCAGAGATGCTCTTCCAGGTGATATCGGAACGGTCCGAAAGGGCCAGTATTATCATAACCACCAACCTGGAATTCTCTAACTGGACAAGCTTGTTTGAAAATGAAATTAGGTTGCCGCTTTAG
- a CDS encoding DUF4368 domain-containing protein encodes MECRLLIREFVEKIYVYKAERIDGRRVQHIKIVYNCIGEFDPSVSTSTPEKEKSA; translated from the coding sequence ATTGAATGTCGGCTCCTTATCCGGGAATTCGTTGAAAAAATCTATGTTTACAAAGCAGAACGCATTGATGGTAGACGAGTACAACATATCAAAATCGTTTATAACTGTATTGGTGAATTTGACCCATCGGTTTCTACATCCACCCCAGAAAAAGAAAAATCGGCATAG
- a CDS encoding GGDEF domain-containing protein, which yields MARIDIFTKEDEILEESEKLLESGAFSTSQDEEHYRALLHKFKRLLKQMKSMVKISDIMQGELIVLSQKLEIMSTIDSLTGLHNRRFFNEAFRKEWLSSVRSQEYLAILMIDIDHFKKYNDTYGHLQGDQCLQQVAAALQETVKRPRDIVARFGGEEFVVLLTDTNNYGAKHIAEQILLNVRALRIAHIASCTGIVTVSIGVATAIPDKFLSPDALLTKADEALYRAKNSGRNSICF from the coding sequence GTGGCACGAATAGATATTTTCACCAAAGAGGACGAAATACTGGAAGAAAGCGAAAAATTATTGGAGAGCGGCGCTTTTTCAACTTCCCAAGACGAAGAACATTATCGAGCACTGCTTCATAAATTCAAACGACTGCTAAAGCAGATGAAAAGCATGGTTAAAATCTCCGATATCATGCAGGGAGAACTAATAGTGCTTTCCCAAAAGCTGGAGATAATGTCTACAATCGACTCTTTAACAGGTCTGCATAACCGCAGGTTTTTTAATGAGGCTTTCCGCAAAGAATGGCTCAGTTCTGTACGTTCGCAGGAATACTTAGCCATCCTGATGATCGATATCGATCATTTTAAGAAATACAACGATACTTACGGTCACCTCCAGGGGGATCAGTGTTTGCAGCAAGTTGCAGCAGCCCTACAGGAAACGGTAAAAAGACCCAGAGATATTGTTGCCCGCTTTGGCGGTGAAGAATTTGTGGTTTTGCTTACAGACACGAATAATTACGGTGCTAAGCATATTGCGGAACAAATCCTGCTCAATGTGCGAGCACTAAGGATAGCGCATATTGCTTCATGCACCGGAATCGTGACAGTATCTATCGGGGTAGCTACGGCTATACCCGATAAATTTCTCTCTCCCGATGCACTTTTAACCAAGGCAGATGAAGCTCTCTACCGGGCTAAAAATAGCGGCCGAAATTCTATTTGCTTTTAA
- a CDS encoding DUF1987 domain-containing protein → MNTLIIEKTLSTPYINFDPATGLLLIRGESFPENAAKFYTPVVDWLKEYIASVEPVKEVTAEFEIVYFNSSTSKVFLTIFDFFEEAAEQGKKIKVNWCCDARNETAIECGQEFKEDIDVLPFQIIIINND, encoded by the coding sequence GTGAATACATTAATAATCGAGAAAACACTTTCCACTCCATATATAAACTTTGACCCAGCAACAGGCCTTCTTTTGATTCGTGGAGAGTCATTCCCCGAAAACGCTGCCAAGTTCTATACACCTGTAGTAGATTGGCTCAAAGAGTACATCGCTTCAGTCGAGCCTGTAAAAGAAGTGACTGCCGAGTTTGAAATTGTGTACTTTAATAGCAGCACCTCCAAAGTCTTTTTGACCATTTTTGATTTCTTCGAAGAAGCCGCTGAACAGGGCAAGAAAATTAAGGTAAACTGGTGCTGTGATGCCAGAAATGAGACAGCTATCGAATGCGGGCAAGAATTCAAGGAGGATATTGATGTCCTACCATTTCAGATCATAATTATTAACAACGATTAA
- a CDS encoding SiaB family protein kinase gives MNYSLYEFYQEVKLKQIMFFYCGPIAQISIEGASYTLRKNLEFEDASNLTSHAVFSIFIEQAQNILNYSAEKLGHKSEDMENELRIGVVAIGRNEDGHYYISCGNRIYNQDIDRLRETIESVRFLNKDELKALYKERRRKEPDPGSKGAGLGLIEIARKADKPIEYSFTPVDQEFSFFSIRVVVGR, from the coding sequence ATGAACTATAGCCTTTATGAATTTTATCAGGAGGTAAAACTCAAACAAATCATGTTTTTCTACTGCGGGCCAATTGCCCAAATTAGCATTGAAGGAGCCAGTTATACCCTTAGAAAAAATCTGGAATTTGAAGACGCAAGCAATCTTACTTCTCATGCGGTATTTTCGATCTTTATTGAACAGGCCCAAAACATTCTGAACTATTCTGCAGAAAAGCTAGGCCATAAAAGCGAAGACATGGAAAATGAGCTACGAATAGGAGTAGTAGCAATTGGGCGGAATGAAGACGGGCATTATTATATTAGCTGCGGAAATAGAATTTACAATCAGGATATTGATCGTTTGCGTGAAACGATTGAATCTGTACGCTTTCTCAACAAAGATGAACTCAAGGCCCTATATAAGGAGAGACGCAGAAAAGAGCCGGATCCTGGCAGCAAAGGGGCGGGGCTCGGACTGATCGAGATTGCTCGCAAGGCCGACAAGCCCATTGAATATAGTTTTACGCCAGTTGATCAGGAATTTTCCTTTTTTAGCATTCGAGTAGTCGTAGGGAGGTAA
- a CDS encoding SpoIIE family protein phosphatase has translation MISKSIKYKFILVVFIICFICLSLLSIVSYKISYRAVLEQTTLKIIQTTDRNAEIMNNWFKQQSSIIQGIIEDFETLGLGDYKKTAAYLPHKKAHYPHLTLLYIAYPDKTLIADDWTPPEGFDPTGRVWYKGAVEAEGTYYSDPYLDANTGEMVIAIAQAYRQNGKVTAVVAADIDIGYVTELVAEIVVNEKSYAFLLDNHGNIVAHPNKEFQPTSERLTNINDVFDGSLNGIVQKISGSGADRTFNLLDYDGEEKVFTFSRISANGWVLGVVVPHKIYAEPLAGLFPSFATALLISIILGMGVILLMVNRMLKPVMSLTYAVKQFGDKKMDVRCSVSSQDEFGELSSSFNQMASMIQEYSITLEDKVEKRTKELVEKNAKIQDSIEYAKILQETILPKNEEMNQIFKDYFVIWDPKDTVGGDFYWMRRFDDGFIVLVGDCTGHGVPGALMTMAVNSLLEHIVDEETYKDPAALLVELNLRLSQSLRHGREGTMINDGLEVGMIYVGHDGGIVFAGAQISLYIVKEKDIIELRGSRDAIGCDTKKRPKKFFNQQTRYEPGMAFYMFTDGFKDQVGGDDHLPFGKKRLIALLKSVQNLTMEEQRNIFLSTYEEYLSGEPRRDDITILGFRI, from the coding sequence ATGATAAGCAAAAGTATTAAGTACAAATTTATTTTGGTCGTGTTTATCATATGCTTTATTTGTTTATCCCTGCTCTCGATTGTGAGCTACAAGATCTCATACAGAGCAGTTTTAGAACAAACCACCCTGAAGATTATTCAGACTACGGATAGAAATGCGGAAATCATGAACAACTGGTTTAAGCAGCAGTCTTCAATTATCCAGGGAATAATAGAAGACTTTGAAACCCTAGGACTAGGCGACTATAAAAAAACTGCTGCCTATCTTCCGCATAAAAAAGCGCATTACCCGCATTTAACCCTGCTTTATATTGCCTATCCTGACAAAACCTTAATTGCAGACGATTGGACACCACCAGAAGGATTTGATCCAACTGGAAGGGTATGGTACAAAGGCGCTGTTGAAGCTGAAGGCACCTATTACTCAGATCCTTATCTTGATGCCAATACCGGCGAAATGGTGATCGCTATTGCCCAGGCTTATCGCCAGAACGGCAAGGTGACAGCTGTTGTGGCAGCTGACATCGATATCGGATATGTGACTGAACTCGTTGCTGAAATCGTGGTTAATGAAAAGAGCTATGCATTCCTGCTTGATAATCATGGAAACATCGTTGCACACCCCAATAAGGAATTTCAGCCTACAAGCGAAAGGCTGACCAATATTAACGATGTTTTTGACGGCAGCCTGAATGGTATTGTCCAGAAAATAAGCGGGAGTGGAGCAGACAGAACATTCAACCTTCTAGACTATGACGGCGAGGAAAAGGTATTTACTTTCAGCAGGATTTCTGCTAATGGATGGGTCCTGGGGGTGGTGGTTCCACACAAGATCTATGCTGAACCTTTGGCAGGATTGTTCCCTAGCTTTGCTACTGCCCTTCTAATTTCAATCATTCTCGGAATGGGAGTGATTCTCCTCATGGTCAATAGAATGCTTAAGCCCGTTATGAGTTTAACTTACGCGGTTAAACAATTCGGGGACAAGAAAATGGATGTGCGCTGTTCTGTATCATCACAGGATGAGTTCGGCGAGCTTAGCAGCAGCTTCAATCAGATGGCTTCGATGATTCAAGAGTACAGTATTACGCTAGAAGATAAGGTTGAAAAGAGAACGAAGGAGCTTGTAGAAAAAAATGCTAAAATTCAGGACAGTATTGAATACGCAAAAATTTTACAGGAAACCATTTTGCCCAAAAATGAAGAAATGAATCAGATTTTCAAGGACTATTTCGTGATCTGGGATCCCAAAGATACAGTAGGAGGAGACTTCTACTGGATGAGGAGATTCGATGACGGATTCATTGTTCTTGTAGGGGACTGTACCGGACATGGTGTGCCAGGAGCACTTATGACCATGGCTGTTAATTCACTGCTCGAACATATCGTCGATGAAGAAACCTATAAAGATCCGGCCGCGCTGTTAGTTGAGCTGAATCTGCGTCTCAGTCAATCCTTGCGGCATGGCAGGGAAGGAACCATGATCAACGACGGTCTTGAAGTCGGCATGATCTATGTCGGGCATGACGGCGGGATTGTATTTGCGGGGGCTCAGATTTCCCTCTACATCGTCAAAGAAAAGGACATTATCGAGCTAAGAGGCAGCCGCGATGCCATCGGATGTGATACCAAGAAAAGACCAAAGAAATTCTTTAACCAGCAAACCCGTTATGAACCGGGCATGGCCTTTTATATGTTTACGGATGGTTTCAAAGATCAGGTGGGCGGTGATGACCATCTGCCGTTTGGCAAAAAACGACTGATAGCTCTTTTGAAGTCCGTTCAAAACCTGACCATGGAAGAACAACGCAATATTTTTCTTTCTACCTATGAGGAATACCTTAGCGGTGAGCCCCGGCGCGATGACATCACCATACTGGGCTTCAGGATATAA
- a CDS encoding YqhV family protein gives MWFVTDKYVLSMAAMRVLSSLIEMSAAIWMLKLNRVDQALKINALLALIGPLVMMLVFAIGLAGLAGKIPFHKMMIIGLGVCLILYGVKSS, from the coding sequence GTGTGGTTTGTTACTGATAAATATGTACTGAGCATGGCAGCGATGCGGGTCTTGTCCAGTTTGATCGAAATGTCGGCAGCCATCTGGATGTTAAAACTAAACCGGGTAGACCAGGCCTTAAAAATCAATGCCCTGCTGGCTCTGATCGGGCCACTGGTGATGATGCTGGTGTTCGCCATTGGTCTGGCCGGGCTGGCGGGCAAAATACCCTTCCATAAGATGATGATCATCGGTTTGGGGGTCTGCTTGATATTATATGGGGTAAAGTCCTCATGA
- a CDS encoding phosphosulfolactate synthase, which translates to MKEEHPPVIWREILDFPIGGREAKPRKTGLTMVIDKGLGLLETRELLEIAGDYIDLIKLGFGTSALYCSSLLREKIRLVRSYGVDIYPGGTFLEIAVLQGKLEAYLDACLKLGYTFIEVSDGTIEMELDARAKAIELAKDRKFSVISEVGKKDPRDRVSATQIRQTIEQDLACGVHQVIIEGRESGKGVVIYDAKGDIKHDEMEDLLGGIRDLSKLLWEAPNKNQQQELIFRFGNQVNLGNIQPTDVLSLEALRLGLRGDTLRPLLKPRSARAY; encoded by the coding sequence ATGAAAGAGGAACACCCTCCCGTAATTTGGCGGGAAATCTTGGATTTTCCCATTGGGGGAAGAGAGGCTAAACCCAGGAAAACCGGTTTAACCATGGTGATTGACAAAGGGTTGGGACTGCTGGAAACCAGGGAGCTGCTGGAGATAGCCGGGGATTATATTGATTTGATCAAGTTGGGTTTTGGCACCTCGGCTTTGTATTGTTCCAGCTTGTTGCGGGAAAAAATCCGCTTGGTCAGGTCTTATGGGGTGGATATTTATCCGGGGGGAACTTTTTTGGAAATTGCAGTGCTGCAGGGAAAGCTGGAGGCATACCTGGATGCCTGCCTGAAGCTGGGGTATACCTTTATCGAGGTTTCGGACGGTACCATCGAGATGGAATTGGACGCCCGGGCAAAGGCAATAGAGCTGGCAAAGGATAGAAAATTTTCCGTCATCTCGGAGGTAGGGAAAAAAGACCCGCGGGATAGGGTTTCAGCAACCCAAATCCGCCAGACTATCGAGCAGGACCTGGCTTGTGGAGTGCACCAGGTAATCATTGAAGGCAGAGAGTCTGGCAAGGGTGTTGTGATCTATGATGCTAAAGGTGACATCAAGCATGATGAAATGGAGGATTTGCTGGGGGGCATCAGGGATCTGAGCAAACTGTTATGGGAAGCCCCGAATAAAAATCAGCAGCAGGAATTGATTTTTCGCTTTGGAAATCAGGTAAACCTGGGGAATATTCAGCCCACTGATGTGTTGTCTTTGGAAGCCTTGCGTTTAGGTCTGCGGGGTGACACCCTCCGGCCTCTTTTAAAACCAAGGTCGGCCAGGGCATATTAA
- a CDS encoding electron transfer flavoprotein subunit alpha — protein MSISIIRDNCTGCKLCIPACPYNAIEIINYKAMLKDTCTGCRACIDACGFDAIAAEEVLAAKEDISQYKGVWVFAEQQDGQLAPVAMELLGKGRKLADTLNQRLAAVLMGEDVTGLTDQLFALGADKVYLAEHPILRHYRTEAYAITASDLIKKEKPAIVLYGATHTGRDLAPRISRRLKTGLTADCTGLDIDPETGLLLQTRPAFGGSIMATIICPHHRPQMATVRPGVFPKPVIEEGRKGEIVPVPVKVKERDIRTVVLEVVKEAKKSVNLEEASIILAGGRGLGNPEKFRLLEDLASLLGGEVAASRAAVEAGWAAPERQVGQTGKTVRPKLYIACGISGAIQHRAGMQGAELIVAINKDENAPIFSVANYGIVADLNEVLPILREELALLNSNDGLQAVS, from the coding sequence ATGAGCATTTCAATTATTAGGGATAACTGCACAGGGTGTAAATTATGTATTCCGGCCTGCCCATACAACGCAATAGAAATAATTAACTATAAAGCTATGCTAAAAGATACCTGCACAGGCTGCAGGGCCTGCATAGATGCTTGCGGGTTTGATGCCATCGCTGCTGAAGAAGTACTGGCTGCAAAAGAAGACATCAGCCAGTACAAAGGGGTATGGGTGTTTGCGGAACAACAAGACGGCCAACTTGCTCCGGTTGCTATGGAGCTTCTTGGCAAAGGGAGAAAGCTGGCTGATACTTTGAACCAAAGGCTTGCGGCAGTCTTGATGGGCGAAGATGTCACAGGCCTGACCGATCAGCTGTTTGCTCTCGGGGCCGATAAGGTTTATCTTGCAGAGCATCCTATCTTGAGGCATTACCGGACAGAAGCATATGCCATTACTGCCAGCGACCTGATCAAAAAGGAAAAGCCCGCAATTGTGCTGTACGGCGCAACCCACACCGGCCGGGATTTGGCTCCCAGGATCAGCCGCCGTTTAAAGACAGGGTTGACTGCGGATTGCACAGGCCTTGATATTGACCCGGAAACCGGCTTGCTTTTGCAGACAAGGCCGGCCTTTGGCGGAAGCATTATGGCTACTATAATCTGCCCCCACCATCGTCCCCAGATGGCTACTGTCCGTCCCGGGGTTTTCCCTAAACCTGTAATAGAAGAGGGGAGAAAGGGAGAAATCGTGCCGGTGCCGGTAAAGGTTAAAGAAAGGGATATCCGGACAGTAGTCCTGGAAGTTGTTAAAGAAGCCAAAAAAAGCGTTAACTTAGAAGAAGCCTCTATCATCTTAGCCGGGGGGAGAGGGCTGGGAAATCCTGAAAAGTTCAGGCTTTTGGAAGATTTGGCCTCTTTATTGGGCGGCGAGGTGGCTGCTTCCAGGGCTGCTGTAGAAGCAGGCTGGGCAGCCCCGGAACGGCAGGTGGGGCAGACCGGAAAGACAGTGCGGCCAAAATTATACATCGCTTGCGGCATTTCCGGGGCGATTCAGCACCGGGCAGGCATGCAAGGGGCAGAACTTATCGTGGCCATAAATAAAGACGAGAATGCCCCCATTTTTTCTGTAGCTAACTACGGTATTGTGGCCGATCTTAATGAGGTGCTTCCTATCCTGCGGGAGGAGCTGGCCTTACTCAATTCCAATGACGGCCTTCAAGCTGTGTCATAA
- a CDS encoding electron transfer flavoprotein subunit beta/FixA family protein, whose amino-acid sequence MRYVVCIKQVPDTTEVKIDPKTGTLIRDGVPSIINPEDKNALELALVLRERYGGKIIVLTMGPPQADDALKEALAMGADEAVLLSDRDFAGADTLATSTALGLAIEKMNGYDLILCGRQAIDGDTAQVGPQLAEFLNIPQVSYVADIELNGNKALVKQISEDGYELIQTSLPLLVTVPKGVNQHRYPSMPGIFSAYREKKTLLWSATDLRADLQAVGLKGSPTQVLRIFTPAPTGKGEMLQGQPKEMVRSLVDSLKTKKVI is encoded by the coding sequence GTGAGATACGTTGTTTGTATTAAACAAGTCCCAGATACAACCGAAGTAAAGATCGATCCCAAGACCGGCACCCTAATCCGAGACGGTGTGCCGAGCATCATCAATCCGGAAGATAAAAACGCTTTGGAATTAGCCCTTGTGCTGAGGGAGCGGTACGGGGGGAAAATAATTGTCCTGACAATGGGTCCGCCCCAGGCCGACGATGCATTGAAGGAAGCTTTGGCGATGGGAGCTGATGAAGCTGTTTTGCTCAGCGACCGGGATTTTGCCGGCGCAGACACCTTGGCTACATCGACAGCCCTGGGATTGGCGATTGAGAAGATGAATGGATATGATTTAATTCTCTGCGGACGCCAAGCTATTGACGGCGACACAGCCCAGGTTGGGCCGCAACTTGCTGAATTCCTGAACATTCCCCAGGTTTCCTATGTAGCAGATATTGAATTGAACGGAAACAAAGCCCTGGTTAAACAAATTTCTGAAGACGGTTATGAACTGATTCAAACAAGCCTTCCGCTTCTAGTTACTGTGCCCAAAGGGGTGAACCAGCATCGTTATCCGTCTATGCCAGGCATTTTCAGTGCATACCGGGAAAAAAAGACTTTGCTCTGGTCTGCAACAGACTTGAGAGCTGATTTGCAGGCAGTAGGCTTGAAGGGATCCCCCACTCAGGTTCTCCGGATATTTACACCGGCTCCCACTGGAAAAGGCGAGATGCTCCAAGGCCAGCCTAAGGAAATGGTACGCAGTCTTGTCGACTCTTTAAAGACTAAAAAAGTCATCTGA
- a CDS encoding acyl-CoA dehydrogenase translates to MKFNLNKEQQMVQKTVREFAEKEIAPYAIEIDKSGEFPWENVKKMARYGFLGMPIERRYGGAGADYVSYTIMIEELSRVCAATGVIAEAHVSLTAEPLAIFASESQKEKYLIPLAKGEKLGAFALTEANAGTDAGGLQTKAVLEGDSYLINGNKMFITNAGVAEIYIIFAITTPGIGTKGISAFIVERDIPGFSVGQPEDKMGIRASKTAELILENIRVPKENLLGKTGEGFKIAMATLDGGRIGIGAQALGIAQAALDASIRYAKEREQFGKPIASFQAIQWMIADMATEIDAARLLVYRAAAMKDQGLRFSKESAMAKLFASKVSMSCADKAIQIHGGYGYMRDYQVERYLRDAKITEIYEGTSEVQRMVIAGSMLR, encoded by the coding sequence GTGAAATTCAACCTAAATAAAGAACAGCAGATGGTGCAAAAGACAGTGCGGGAATTCGCAGAAAAAGAGATTGCTCCTTATGCTATAGAAATTGACAAAAGTGGAGAATTTCCTTGGGAAAATGTTAAAAAAATGGCTCGATACGGTTTTTTAGGTATGCCCATTGAGCGCCGTTACGGCGGTGCAGGAGCCGACTATGTCAGTTATACAATCATGATCGAGGAACTTTCGCGAGTTTGTGCCGCTACCGGAGTAATTGCCGAGGCTCATGTCTCTTTGACTGCAGAACCGCTGGCTATTTTCGCCAGTGAATCACAGAAGGAGAAATATTTAATACCACTAGCAAAAGGGGAAAAGCTGGGGGCTTTTGCGCTGACAGAGGCTAATGCCGGGACTGATGCCGGCGGTCTTCAAACTAAAGCGGTGCTTGAAGGGGATTCCTATCTGATTAACGGCAATAAAATGTTCATTACCAATGCCGGGGTGGCGGAAATTTATATAATATTTGCTATTACCACTCCGGGCATTGGAACTAAGGGCATCTCGGCCTTTATAGTGGAGAGGGATATCCCTGGTTTTTCAGTGGGTCAGCCGGAAGATAAAATGGGGATCCGAGCCTCTAAAACTGCCGAGCTTATTTTAGAGAATATCCGGGTGCCGAAAGAAAATCTTCTGGGGAAAACAGGAGAAGGGTTTAAAATTGCCATGGCTACCCTGGATGGAGGCAGAATCGGGATTGGAGCTCAAGCACTTGGCATAGCCCAAGCAGCCCTGGACGCTTCGATCAGATATGCCAAGGAACGGGAACAGTTCGGCAAGCCCATTGCCTCTTTTCAGGCTATCCAGTGGATGATCGCTGATATGGCGACTGAGATCGACGCGGCACGGCTTTTGGTCTACCGGGCCGCCGCCATGAAAGACCAAGGCCTGCGCTTCTCTAAAGAGTCAGCCATGGCCAAGCTGTTTGCTTCAAAAGTTTCCATGTCATGTGCTGATAAAGCGATCCAGATTCACGGCGGATATGGCTATATGCGGGATTACCAAGTGGAAAGGTACTTGCGAGATGCTAAAATTACTGAAATTTATGAAGGAACTTCAGAAGTCCAGCGCATGGTCATTGCCGGAAGCATGCTTCGTTAG
- the buk gene encoding butyrate kinase, whose translation MTHYILCINPGSTSTKVAVFENNRLLFEEVLHHHAEELAQFLRIGDQYAFRRQVITLFLTKKGFDIKKLTAVAGRGGLLKPIQSGTYVVTEEMVKDLQTAERGEHASNLGGLLAKDLADELNVPAFIVDPVVVDEMQAEARLSGHPAIERRSIFHALNQKAVAKRYAEDKGVEYSSLNLIVAHLGGGVSVGAHRLGKVVDVNNALDGEGPFSPERSGGLPAGDFAKLCFSGKYSLNDIKQMLTGQGGLVAYLGTNDGREVKRCMESGDTRAELVYRALAYQVTKEIGAMAAVLKGKVDAIILTGGLAYDQTHLVPWIIEAVSFISAVVVMPGEGEMTALCDGALRVLNGKETARIYH comes from the coding sequence ATGACTCACTATATTTTATGTATCAACCCGGGATCCACCTCAACCAAGGTGGCAGTTTTTGAGAACAACAGGCTCCTCTTTGAGGAGGTGCTCCACCACCATGCTGAGGAACTGGCGCAGTTTTTGCGCATCGGAGATCAGTACGCCTTCAGGCGTCAGGTTATCACTTTATTCTTAACGAAGAAAGGGTTCGACATCAAGAAGCTAACGGCAGTGGCAGGAAGAGGAGGACTCTTAAAACCAATTCAAAGCGGGACCTATGTGGTAACTGAGGAAATGGTCAAAGACCTGCAGACTGCCGAACGCGGTGAGCACGCCAGCAACCTTGGGGGCTTGTTAGCCAAAGACCTTGCCGATGAACTCAATGTGCCCGCATTCATAGTAGACCCTGTAGTTGTAGACGAAATGCAAGCAGAAGCCAGGCTGTCAGGGCACCCCGCCATCGAACGCAGGAGCATATTTCACGCTCTCAATCAAAAGGCTGTCGCCAAGCGCTATGCCGAAGACAAAGGAGTGGAATATAGTTCACTAAACCTGATCGTGGCTCATCTTGGCGGCGGAGTATCTGTTGGCGCACACCGACTGGGCAAAGTGGTAGATGTTAACAATGCGCTCGATGGCGAAGGTCCCTTTTCCCCGGAACGCAGCGGGGGGCTCCCCGCAGGAGATTTCGCTAAGTTGTGTTTTAGCGGCAAATACAGCCTGAACGACATCAAACAAATGCTTACCGGCCAAGGCGGTCTTGTCGCTTACCTTGGAACCAACGATGGTCGCGAAGTAAAGCGTTGCATGGAGTCAGGCGACACCCGTGCTGAGCTCGTTTACAGGGCACTAGCCTATCAGGTAACGAAGGAAATCGGGGCGATGGCAGCTGTGCTTAAGGGAAAGGTCGACGCGATTATACTTACTGGTGGCTTGGCCTATGACCAGACCCATCTGGTACCGTGGATTATTGAGGCTGTGTCTTTCATTTCTGCCGTAGTAGTCATGCCCGGCGAGGGCGAGATGACTGCGCTATGTGACGGTGCTTTGCGTGTGCTAAATGGCAAGGAGACGGCCCGCATTTATCACTAA